One part of the Salinimonas iocasae genome encodes these proteins:
- a CDS encoding PQQ-dependent sugar dehydrogenase — protein sequence MRKTPLALGVASLLSLPAFVVNAQVAVEPQNGYAMGEKVPLPEPYATKSADRRTKVIGWPDDVTPTAPDGFTVKAFASDLEHPRWLHILPNGDVLVAESNDAKKGSADRITLLRDTNNDGVAEERHVFLEKGLNQPFGMALHKNHFYVANTDNITRYEYKEGADAIKGKGEVIHSLPSGGYNHHWTRNIEVNDTQDKLLLTIGSSSNVGEHGMEKEERRAKIFTVDLDGGNEQVYAWGLRNANGLDYNPHTGMLWAAVNERDKLGDNLVPDYVTSVQEGGFYGWPYKYFGEHIDPRWKDKMPDDLPEKTIVPDIALGNHTATLDLEFYDGESFPARYHNGLFAAQHGSWNRAKYNGYRIVFMPFEDGEPTGEIEEFLGGFIKDMDTDEAYGRPTAVRVTDNGKLLVADDDGNTIWSVQADQKSN from the coding sequence ATGAGAAAAACACCACTGGCACTGGGTGTAGCAAGTTTACTGAGTTTACCGGCATTTGTTGTCAACGCGCAGGTCGCTGTTGAGCCGCAAAACGGTTACGCAATGGGCGAGAAAGTTCCTCTTCCGGAACCTTATGCTACGAAGTCTGCTGACCGCCGCACAAAGGTTATCGGCTGGCCCGATGATGTCACCCCAACAGCCCCCGATGGCTTTACCGTAAAAGCCTTTGCCAGCGACCTTGAACATCCACGGTGGCTGCATATTCTGCCAAATGGCGACGTACTGGTGGCAGAGTCGAATGATGCCAAAAAAGGCAGTGCGGATCGCATAACGTTGTTAAGAGACACAAATAACGACGGTGTGGCAGAGGAGCGCCATGTATTTTTAGAAAAAGGGCTGAATCAGCCGTTTGGCATGGCGCTACACAAAAACCACTTCTATGTTGCCAATACCGATAACATCACGCGGTATGAGTACAAAGAAGGTGCCGATGCAATTAAAGGCAAAGGCGAAGTGATTCATTCACTGCCCTCTGGCGGGTACAACCACCACTGGACCAGAAATATTGAAGTTAATGATACGCAGGATAAATTGCTGCTGACCATTGGTTCGTCGAGCAATGTTGGCGAGCACGGCATGGAAAAAGAGGAACGCCGCGCAAAAATTTTTACTGTCGATTTGGATGGCGGTAACGAACAGGTTTACGCCTGGGGCCTTCGAAATGCCAACGGGCTGGACTACAACCCACATACCGGCATGTTATGGGCAGCGGTTAACGAGCGGGATAAGCTTGGCGACAATCTGGTGCCAGACTATGTAACCAGTGTGCAGGAAGGCGGCTTTTATGGCTGGCCCTATAAATATTTTGGTGAGCATATCGATCCTCGCTGGAAAGATAAAATGCCTGATGATTTGCCAGAAAAAACCATCGTACCGGACATCGCGCTGGGTAATCATACTGCCACCCTCGATTTAGAATTCTACGACGGTGAAAGCTTTCCCGCTCGCTATCACAACGGACTGTTTGCCGCACAGCACGGCTCCTGGAACCGTGCGAAGTACAATGGGTACCGAATTGTATTTATGCCCTTTGAAGATGGTGAGCCTACCGGAGAGATTGAAGAGTTTCTGGGCGGTTTTATAAAGGATATGGACACCGATGAGGCATATGGTCGCCCCACAGCGGTCAGGGTAACCGATAACGGTAAGTTGCTGGTCGCGGACGATGACGGAAATACCATCTGGTCTGTACAGGCTGACCAAAAGTCTAATTAG
- a CDS encoding chemoreceptor glutamine deamidase CheD, producing MPYQPLQESYYDRRFGCEAIKLLPGQYAATAAQKVLVATLGGCVTACVFDPVNRVGGINRLLLPSSMYTPLCATARHEYGEEALNTLVSRVLQLGAEKPQLCVKLFGGADILNLGAESAPGKLTVDFVAQYFRHQRIPIINADTGGTIARKVYFFPRTGEVLIKKITRFNNDTILARESEHRYHLSRQLLKTQNKSCHFEQDHTTYNEQNAGYT from the coding sequence ATGCCGTATCAACCCCTTCAGGAATCTTATTATGACCGGCGCTTCGGATGCGAAGCCATCAAGTTGCTGCCCGGCCAGTATGCCGCTACTGCTGCACAGAAAGTCCTTGTTGCAACACTGGGTGGATGTGTCACTGCTTGTGTATTTGATCCGGTAAATCGAGTGGGCGGCATCAACCGTCTGCTATTACCTTCGTCAATGTATACGCCTTTATGTGCAACCGCTCGCCACGAATACGGCGAAGAAGCCCTGAATACGCTGGTTTCCAGAGTGCTGCAGTTGGGTGCTGAAAAACCGCAGCTTTGCGTAAAATTGTTTGGCGGTGCTGACATTTTAAATCTGGGTGCTGAGTCAGCGCCGGGCAAGTTAACGGTAGATTTCGTCGCGCAGTATTTCAGACATCAGCGCATTCCTATTATCAATGCAGATACGGGCGGAACTATAGCGCGTAAAGTCTATTTTTTCCCCCGGACCGGCGAAGTGCTGATTAAAAAAATAACGCGTTTTAACAATGACACTATACTGGCTCGAGAAAGCGAGCATCGCTATCATCTGAGTCGGCAGTTGCTAAAAACGCAAAATAAATCATGCCATTTTGAGCAGGACCACACCACCTACAATGAGCAAAACGCCGGCTATACGTAA
- a CDS encoding DMT family transporter: protein MSWVYLIVAGFLEIGWPVGLKMAQTPGTRVTGIIMAIAFIVASGVFLYMAQRQIPIGTAYAVWTGIGAAGTFLVGVLFYQDPATLLRIAGVLLIVGGVVLLKMA from the coding sequence ATGAGTTGGGTGTATCTTATTGTGGCGGGCTTTTTAGAAATAGGCTGGCCAGTGGGACTGAAAATGGCGCAGACACCCGGTACCCGGGTTACCGGCATTATCATGGCGATAGCTTTTATCGTTGCAAGTGGTGTATTCCTGTACATGGCACAACGTCAAATCCCCATTGGTACTGCCTATGCGGTATGGACAGGTATTGGTGCTGCAGGCACTTTTTTAGTGGGCGTGCTCTTTTATCAGGACCCTGCAACCTTATTACGTATAGCCGGCGTTTTGCTCATTGTAGGTGGTGTGGTCCTGCTCAAAATGGCATGA
- a CDS encoding aldo/keto reductase: MSGDMLESRQLKKAELQLSSIGLGCWQLGGDFGEISDETAHKILMRAIEEGIRFFDTADVYGAGQSERLLGRYISQRDDVVIATKYGRGQGTYPDNYNFNNLRDSVLRSQDRLERDTIDLLQLHCVPFDVLKKRDIFDWLEELQAEGQIKSFGASVETIEEADFCIKHSNVVSLQIIFNLLRQEATRSLFDSALENDVGIIARLPLASGLLTGKFSADSTFEDGDHRNFNKDGDAFNVGETFSGLTLEKGVELVSKINDNYKPDALSMVQLALRWCLDHSAVTSVIAGASKPDQVSQNVHAAGLEPLPDALHKKLDAFYQDEVKPHVRGEI, translated from the coding sequence ATGTCAGGAGATATGCTGGAGTCTCGGCAACTGAAAAAAGCTGAACTGCAACTTAGCAGTATAGGGCTGGGCTGCTGGCAACTGGGCGGTGATTTTGGTGAGATCAGTGATGAGACTGCGCACAAAATACTGATGCGCGCGATAGAAGAAGGCATTCGCTTTTTCGATACTGCCGATGTGTATGGTGCCGGACAAAGTGAACGCCTGCTGGGCCGTTATATCAGCCAGCGGGATGATGTGGTTATTGCGACTAAATATGGGCGCGGGCAGGGCACGTATCCTGACAACTACAATTTTAATAATCTGCGTGATTCTGTACTGCGATCACAGGACCGGTTGGAACGCGACACCATTGATTTACTGCAACTGCACTGTGTACCTTTTGACGTACTGAAAAAACGTGACATCTTCGACTGGCTGGAAGAGCTGCAGGCAGAAGGTCAAATTAAATCCTTCGGTGCGAGTGTAGAGACAATTGAAGAAGCTGATTTTTGTATTAAGCACAGCAATGTTGTTTCCCTGCAGATAATTTTCAATCTATTGCGTCAGGAAGCAACCCGTTCGCTATTCGACAGTGCGTTGGAAAATGACGTGGGAATTATCGCCCGGTTACCCCTGGCCAGCGGCCTGCTCACGGGTAAGTTTTCCGCAGACTCTACCTTTGAGGATGGTGATCATAGAAATTTCAATAAAGACGGTGATGCATTCAATGTAGGCGAAACGTTCAGCGGCCTGACGTTGGAAAAAGGTGTTGAGCTGGTTTCAAAAATCAATGACAACTATAAGCCAGATGCGTTGTCGATGGTTCAGCTAGCACTGCGCTGGTGCCTTGATCATTCGGCAGTGACAAGTGTTATCGCCGGGGCGAGTAAACCAGACCAGGTCTCGCAAAATGTTCATGCAGCCGGACTTGAGCCTTTGCCTGATGCGCTTCATAAAAAACTGGATGCATTTTATCAGGATGAGGTTAAGCCGCACGTTCGCGGAGAAATCTGA
- a CDS encoding phosphate ABC transporter substrate-binding protein has protein sequence MNIIKKHALAIAALLLAIPAHAEIAVIVNNGGASLSQDEVSQVFLGKNKSMTPVMAEGSASDEFIEKVLSRSPSQFKAYWAKLAFTGGGRPPQTSSASDVVSKVASDAKTIGVVDAGAVTGDVKVLFKL, from the coding sequence ATGAATATAATTAAAAAACACGCTTTGGCTATTGCAGCACTTCTTCTGGCTATTCCTGCGCACGCTGAAATTGCGGTTATCGTTAACAATGGTGGTGCATCATTAAGTCAGGACGAAGTCAGTCAGGTTTTTCTGGGCAAAAATAAGTCTATGACGCCGGTTATGGCTGAGGGCAGCGCATCTGATGAGTTCATCGAGAAAGTGTTGTCTCGCTCACCCAGCCAGTTCAAAGCTTACTGGGCTAAGCTGGCATTTACCGGTGGCGGCCGTCCGCCTCAGACAAGCAGCGCATCTGATGTAGTCAGCAAAGTGGCTTCGGATGCCAAAACCATTGGCGTGGTTGATGCTGGTGCGGTGACCGGCGACGTTAAGGTTTTATTTAAGCTGTAA
- a CDS encoding porin produces MKFKSLSCLPLGLALSFSASADIQFSGFGTLTAGMLTDSDTEVRNFTDTDPDFSTGSFFALQAYSDLGDGLSATAQIRAQGEDDWDPEFTWAYLSYQVEDNWRVQVGRQRIPIYLYSDYLDVSYAYHWIAPPTEVYQSVFDSLDGVGSIHDFAVGDAQVNVRFYYGQENTTRADGVEFDVDNIFSAVASVNYGWWTFRSTYVEFEFSADLGLGQLAGAWRQTPFAYVGDDLQINEDDVTGLEFGVIYDDQDWLFVAEYIPSDLEGTIVGDLDPWMVSLGKRFGTVMPHITYGRNKSTSVDLSGVPRGLDPQLDGLIAITEDVTEFRRRNSPFVTVGARWDFHDSAAFKAEYTQSEQADGSDAGLFQVALVTVF; encoded by the coding sequence ATGAAATTTAAGTCTCTTTCATGCCTTCCTTTAGGCCTTGCGCTTTCGTTTAGTGCGAGTGCGGATATTCAATTCAGCGGCTTCGGAACGCTTACTGCCGGGATGTTAACCGACAGCGATACAGAGGTGCGTAATTTTACTGATACCGATCCGGATTTCAGCACCGGCTCTTTTTTCGCCTTACAGGCTTACTCTGATTTAGGCGATGGGCTTAGCGCGACTGCACAAATTCGAGCGCAGGGTGAAGATGACTGGGACCCTGAGTTTACCTGGGCATATCTGTCATATCAGGTTGAAGATAACTGGCGGGTTCAGGTGGGTCGCCAGCGTATTCCTATCTATCTGTATTCTGATTATCTGGATGTATCTTATGCCTACCACTGGATTGCGCCGCCGACAGAAGTGTACCAGTCGGTATTTGACAGCCTGGACGGTGTGGGTTCTATCCATGACTTTGCGGTAGGTGATGCGCAGGTTAATGTACGTTTTTACTATGGACAGGAAAACACAACACGCGCTGACGGCGTTGAGTTTGACGTAGATAACATTTTCAGTGCAGTAGCCAGTGTTAACTATGGCTGGTGGACGTTCCGTTCAACCTATGTTGAATTTGAGTTCTCGGCAGATCTTGGTCTAGGTCAGCTGGCCGGCGCATGGAGACAAACACCGTTTGCGTATGTCGGCGATGATTTGCAAATTAACGAAGATGACGTAACCGGTCTGGAATTCGGTGTAATTTACGATGACCAGGATTGGCTGTTTGTTGCAGAATACATTCCAAGTGATTTAGAAGGCACGATTGTTGGCGATCTGGACCCGTGGATGGTGTCACTGGGCAAAAGGTTTGGCACGGTCATGCCGCACATTACCTATGGGCGTAATAAATCTACATCAGTTGATTTATCCGGCGTTCCCCGCGGACTTGATCCACAGTTAGACGGCCTGATTGCGATTACTGAAGATGTGACAGAGTTCCGTCGTCGTAACTCACCGTTTGTTACAGTTGGCGCGCGCTGGGATTTCCACGACTCGGCAGCATTTAAAGCTGAGTATACGCAGTCAGAGCAAGCGGATGGCAGCGACGCTGGTTTGTTCCAGGTAGCCCTGGTTACTGTTTTTTAA
- a CDS encoding methyl-accepting chemotaxis protein produces the protein MKFLLNLSVAKKIFLIPIIGAASFLIFVVINSYISNQNAQQLAVAKSVDFPALQLSSEALVSMEKVRDTLAGAVTTGDTEALSQAQESAQNTKQSLTQIENIDPDLSAEVNEILTEFDAYYEQASGITRSMLEGTADFSTLSDQLEQMNQRYDTVTTHLNSFKQRRDEAFDTAFEDYADAQQFLLLLGIIMGLVTTIILFATAWPIVSEIRGNLNRVVHSLRNIAEENGDLTVRIESNSKDEVGELVTYFNRFMERLQNLVKDIVDTTLPLSSLAQNLNTLTSDTNRTIENQQESATEAKSAVEQMNQSVYLVATNAAEASTAANEAADAAKEGKRVVGNTVNSIQSLADNVAETAEVIQKLESDSNQVGVVLDVIKGIAEQTNLLALNAAIEAARAGEQGRGFAVVADEVRTLASRTQQSTEEIQNTIERLQGAAQSAVNVMNKGNEKARESVDTANLAGQSLDSITQTIDQISQMNAQIADSTESQQATSRNIVGSVDAIFQRTEETSQNSHQLASASTQLADLATKLESIARQFRV, from the coding sequence ATGAAGTTCCTTCTGAATTTATCAGTAGCAAAAAAGATTTTTCTGATCCCGATAATTGGCGCAGCCAGTTTTCTGATCTTTGTGGTGATCAACAGTTACATTTCAAACCAGAATGCGCAGCAGCTGGCTGTAGCGAAAAGTGTGGACTTTCCTGCTCTACAACTGAGTTCTGAAGCTTTGGTGTCGATGGAAAAGGTCAGAGATACGCTGGCTGGTGCTGTAACCACCGGTGATACTGAAGCACTTTCACAGGCACAGGAGTCGGCGCAAAATACCAAGCAAAGCCTGACCCAAATTGAGAATATTGACCCGGATTTATCGGCAGAGGTGAATGAAATTCTGACTGAGTTTGACGCCTATTACGAGCAGGCCAGTGGTATTACGCGATCCATGCTTGAGGGCACCGCTGACTTTTCTACCCTGAGCGATCAGCTTGAGCAGATGAACCAGCGTTATGACACCGTTACTACGCACCTGAACAGTTTTAAGCAGCGTCGTGATGAGGCCTTCGATACAGCTTTTGAAGATTATGCTGACGCCCAACAGTTCCTTTTGCTGCTGGGCATTATTATGGGCCTGGTCACCACGATTATCCTGTTTGCAACAGCGTGGCCTATTGTGTCCGAAATTCGTGGCAACCTTAACCGCGTCGTCCACTCCCTGCGCAATATTGCAGAAGAAAACGGTGATTTAACGGTGCGTATAGAGTCCAACTCTAAAGATGAAGTGGGCGAACTGGTAACGTATTTTAATCGCTTTATGGAGCGATTACAGAATCTGGTAAAAGATATTGTCGATACCACGCTGCCATTATCCTCACTGGCCCAAAACTTAAATACGCTGACTAGCGATACTAATCGCACTATCGAAAATCAGCAGGAGTCTGCAACAGAAGCAAAATCGGCAGTCGAGCAGATGAATCAGTCTGTCTATCTGGTGGCAACGAATGCTGCTGAGGCATCAACAGCAGCCAATGAGGCCGCCGATGCTGCCAAAGAAGGTAAACGTGTTGTTGGCAATACGGTAAACAGTATTCAGAGCCTGGCCGATAATGTGGCTGAGACAGCAGAAGTAATTCAAAAGCTGGAAAGTGATTCGAATCAGGTTGGTGTGGTACTTGATGTGATCAAGGGTATCGCCGAGCAAACAAACCTGCTGGCCTTAAACGCGGCAATCGAAGCAGCCCGTGCTGGCGAGCAGGGGCGCGGCTTTGCGGTGGTTGCCGATGAGGTACGCACACTGGCCTCCCGCACACAGCAATCTACTGAGGAAATTCAGAATACGATTGAGCGGTTGCAGGGCGCGGCACAGTCTGCGGTTAACGTAATGAACAAAGGCAATGAAAAAGCCAGGGAAAGCGTTGATACCGCCAACCTTGCTGGTCAAAGCCTTGATTCTATCACCCAGACCATTGACCAGATCAGTCAGATGAATGCGCAGATTGCCGATTCAACAGAGTCGCAGCAGGCCACCTCACGCAATATCGTTGGCAGTGTCGATGCCATCTTCCAGCGCACTGAAGAAACCAGCCAGAACTCACACCAGCTTGCATCAGCCAGTACACAGCTTGCCGACCTTGCAACCAAACTGGAATCCATCGCCAGACAGTTCAGAGTTTAA
- a CDS encoding Gfo/Idh/MocA family protein, with protein sequence MTILDRRQFIKLTASGLLVAAAPAWSLPTPQKKLGVALLGLGNYSTNLLAPALQDTQYCELRGIITGSPEKIPRWQKKYGIKDAIVYSYDSMNNIANNDDIDIIYVVTPTGTHKRFSVQAANTGKHVWCEKPMAMDEQECQEIIDACDKNGVKLAIGYRMQHEPNTRTFGDYRDSLPYGPITGLSSYAGYAGNGRPADNWRMQKEMGGGALYDMGVYAINGARFMTGKEPLSVTGRHEKSHPDIFREVDETTFFTMDFGEGVTADCGTSVVKGFNHLKTQCENGWYELKPMQRYSGVTGKTSDGKRLAPIDKMQQTLQMDNDAQAILGTGPALVTGAEGLADIKLVNAIFKAADTGKSVPVG encoded by the coding sequence ATGACTATTCTTGATCGTCGTCAGTTTATTAAATTGACTGCCAGTGGACTTCTTGTCGCCGCTGCACCCGCCTGGTCACTGCCCACCCCGCAGAAAAAGCTTGGGGTTGCGCTGCTCGGACTGGGAAATTACAGCACCAATTTACTGGCGCCGGCGCTTCAGGATACCCAGTATTGTGAATTGCGCGGGATAATTACCGGAAGCCCTGAAAAAATACCACGCTGGCAGAAAAAGTATGGCATCAAAGACGCCATCGTATATTCTTACGATTCAATGAATAATATCGCCAATAACGATGACATTGACATTATTTATGTAGTGACACCTACCGGCACACATAAGCGTTTCTCTGTGCAGGCAGCGAATACCGGAAAACATGTCTGGTGTGAAAAGCCTATGGCCATGGATGAACAGGAATGTCAGGAAATTATTGATGCCTGCGATAAAAACGGCGTTAAGCTGGCCATTGGTTACAGGATGCAACACGAACCCAATACCCGCACATTCGGCGATTACCGGGATAGCCTGCCCTATGGGCCGATTACAGGCTTAAGCAGCTATGCCGGATATGCAGGCAACGGTCGGCCCGCCGATAACTGGCGCATGCAAAAGGAAATGGGCGGCGGTGCGCTTTACGATATGGGTGTGTACGCAATCAACGGGGCGCGCTTTATGACAGGCAAAGAACCGCTATCAGTGACCGGCCGTCATGAAAAGTCACACCCGGATATCTTCAGGGAAGTGGACGAAACCACATTTTTCACCATGGACTTTGGCGAGGGCGTAACAGCAGACTGTGGCACCAGTGTGGTGAAAGGATTCAACCATCTGAAAACACAGTGTGAGAATGGCTGGTATGAGCTAAAACCCATGCAGCGTTATTCTGGCGTGACCGGTAAAACCAGTGACGGCAAACGGTTGGCGCCGATAGACAAAATGCAGCAAACGCTGCAAATGGACAACGACGCACAGGCCATTTTAGGTACCGGCCCGGCGTTGGTAACCGGTGCTGAGGGCTTAGCCGACATCAAATTAGTAAACGCGATTTTTAAAGCCGCCGATACCGGTAAGTCAGTACCTGTCGGCTGA
- a CDS encoding haloacid dehalogenase type II has protein sequence MSSLSHRPTTLFFDVNETLLDLKPLKSAIADVLGGNDDLVPVWFAQLLHHSLVDSATGQYHDFGEIGAAALVMVAHSNGKTLTMEQARETLSVPMSQLPAHDDVKEGLKRLKAAGYTLVAFSNSAEAGLHKQLRQAGIISLFDTVLSVSTLKRYKPHPEIYQWAVETMGTDTHVSMMVAAHGWDVSGAKAAGMQTAFIDRPGKMPYPLGLAHDLQVADINALADALE, from the coding sequence ATGTCATCACTTTCACATCGCCCTACTACCCTGTTTTTCGATGTAAACGAAACGCTGCTTGACTTGAAGCCGCTGAAATCCGCTATTGCTGACGTGCTCGGTGGGAACGACGATTTGGTTCCCGTGTGGTTCGCCCAGCTCCTGCATCACTCACTGGTTGATAGCGCTACAGGGCAATATCACGATTTTGGTGAAATTGGTGCCGCCGCACTTGTTATGGTTGCGCACAGTAACGGTAAGACACTTACCATGGAGCAGGCACGCGAGACGCTCAGTGTTCCAATGTCTCAGTTGCCAGCCCATGATGATGTTAAAGAAGGGCTGAAACGGCTCAAGGCTGCGGGTTACACGCTGGTGGCGTTTTCCAATTCAGCTGAAGCGGGACTGCATAAGCAATTACGTCAGGCAGGCATCATAAGCCTGTTCGACACTGTTTTGAGCGTTTCTACGCTCAAACGTTACAAGCCACACCCTGAAATTTACCAATGGGCTGTAGAAACCATGGGTACAGATACCCATGTGAGCATGATGGTAGCCGCCCACGGCTGGGATGTCAGCGGTGCCAAAGCCGCAGGTATGCAAACCGCATTTATAGACAGGCCCGGTAAGATGCCATACCCACTGGGCCTGGCGCATGATTTACAGGTAGCCGATATCAACGCGCTGGCAGACGCGCTGGAATAA
- a CDS encoding TonB-dependent receptor gives MSIYSLMMRTFHPARLSAVTLAVTAAMVPSVSYAQDAEQANDEDVEKIMVTARKRTESIYETPTAVSSIGEGLIDDTNVTNLDDVGKYVPNLNISRYGAGNSGHAAVFIRGIGLQDHIITTDPGVGVYLDGVYLGRQMGANMSLPNIQRVEVLRGPQGTLYGRNTLGGAVNIITKAPGSQDLATVAAKVGTRGRLATDLYVNKDITDAFSMSGTASFKQRDGVGTAVNLEDPEREIGEENEYSGRLAAKYVFSNDFSVTVSADFVENEAGQSPYTIEFIPGGPTEFSIDDGEFYLLDPSLIPNDPDDLGTTVAGIESTSYSGWGAALTAEWRATDNLDVKFIASQRASDYEGGLDDDASPLNLSEFPETGDADQTSLELQLNGAFEQFDFVSGLYYFTEEGTTASGPWTFSPFNVPNGRLNDGTPVTEVCGFCGGYGYFDINQKTTAYAAYTNVSYSLTDKLNVGGGLRYSSDEKEADALFPSFGERAYREADFSEVTWDVNAGYTLTDDLNMYLAVQKGYQTGGFPPRPFGGAAQFVSFDETTAINYEVGFKGAVGDRVTFMSAFFLTDYTDLALPFSDPQAGGGFVTIVENAGESRSQGVELELTVDVTDDFVVRSTVGFLDAEITSLDEGVIGIGEGDAPALSPRWTVMIAPTYYHEMNDGALVTASVDFSFRDEMQGQSVYNPYETIDARELVGFNVSYEPAAGDWSLSLYGKNVFNEVYDQGRLAQNGYVGIVRSNDRSEFGLRYTKSFDLY, from the coding sequence ATGTCAATTTATTCGCTTATGATGCGAACCTTTCACCCTGCGCGTTTATCTGCTGTGACCCTTGCTGTCACTGCTGCCATGGTACCTTCTGTCTCATATGCTCAGGATGCTGAGCAGGCCAATGACGAAGATGTTGAAAAAATCATGGTTACTGCGCGTAAGCGTACTGAAAGCATTTATGAAACGCCTACAGCCGTATCATCTATTGGCGAAGGATTAATTGACGATACCAATGTCACTAATCTTGACGATGTTGGTAAATACGTTCCAAACCTGAATATCAGCCGTTATGGTGCAGGTAACAGCGGTCATGCTGCGGTATTTATTCGCGGTATCGGTCTGCAGGATCACATTATTACTACTGATCCGGGCGTTGGTGTTTACCTGGATGGCGTATATCTTGGCCGTCAGATGGGTGCCAATATGTCGCTGCCAAACATTCAGCGTGTTGAAGTTTTGCGTGGTCCTCAGGGCACACTATATGGCCGTAACACCTTAGGTGGCGCGGTAAATATCATCACCAAAGCGCCGGGTTCTCAGGACCTTGCTACTGTTGCGGCGAAAGTCGGTACGCGCGGTCGTCTGGCTACAGACCTGTACGTAAATAAAGATATCACTGATGCGTTTAGCATGTCGGGTACGGCGTCATTTAAACAGCGTGACGGCGTGGGTACAGCAGTAAACCTGGAAGATCCAGAGCGTGAAATTGGTGAAGAGAATGAGTACAGCGGTCGTCTGGCGGCTAAATATGTTTTCAGTAATGATTTCTCGGTCACAGTATCTGCTGACTTTGTAGAGAACGAAGCGGGTCAGTCACCTTATACCATCGAATTTATCCCAGGTGGCCCGACTGAGTTTTCTATCGATGACGGTGAATTCTATCTGCTTGACCCGTCGCTTATTCCTAATGACCCTGATGACCTTGGCACCACCGTTGCCGGCATTGAGTCTACCTCTTACTCAGGCTGGGGCGCGGCGCTGACAGCAGAGTGGCGTGCAACTGATAATCTTGATGTTAAATTTATCGCCAGTCAGCGCGCATCTGACTATGAAGGTGGCCTGGATGATGATGCATCCCCGCTGAATCTTTCTGAATTCCCGGAAACCGGTGACGCTGACCAGACTTCACTGGAATTACAACTCAACGGTGCGTTTGAGCAGTTCGATTTTGTCTCTGGCCTGTATTACTTCACCGAGGAAGGTACTACAGCGTCAGGCCCATGGACGTTCAGCCCGTTTAATGTTCCTAACGGCCGTTTGAACGATGGTACGCCGGTCACTGAGGTATGTGGCTTCTGTGGCGGTTACGGCTATTTCGATATCAACCAGAAAACCACTGCATACGCTGCTTACACTAACGTTTCTTACAGCCTGACTGACAAGCTAAACGTTGGCGGTGGTCTGCGTTACTCTAGCGACGAAAAAGAAGCAGATGCATTGTTCCCTTCATTTGGTGAGCGCGCATACCGTGAAGCAGATTTCAGCGAAGTCACCTGGGATGTGAATGCGGGCTACACCCTGACTGATGACTTGAATATGTATCTTGCGGTTCAAAAAGGTTATCAAACCGGCGGCTTCCCGCCGCGGCCATTTGGTGGCGCTGCGCAATTTGTATCGTTTGATGAAACAACGGCTATCAACTATGAGGTTGGTTTTAAAGGCGCAGTGGGCGACCGCGTGACCTTTATGTCAGCGTTCTTCCTGACCGATTATACCGATTTGGCGCTGCCATTCTCTGACCCTCAGGCGGGCGGTGGTTTCGTGACTATCGTTGAAAACGCCGGTGAATCCCGCTCTCAGGGTGTTGAGCTGGAACTGACTGTTGATGTAACTGACGATTTTGTTGTGCGTTCTACAGTAGGTTTCCTGGATGCCGAAATTACCAGCCTGGACGAAGGTGTAATTGGTATTGGTGAAGGCGACGCTCCGGCACTGTCACCTCGATGGACAGTGATGATCGCTCCGACTTATTATCATGAGATGAATGACGGCGCGCTGGTTACTGCCAGTGTTGATTTCTCATTCCGTGATGAAATGCAGGGACAGTCGGTTTATAACCCGTATGAAACCATCGATGCGCGTGAGCTGGTTGGCTTTAACGTGAGTTATGAGCCTGCTGCCGGTGACTGGTCACTGAGCCTATACGGTAAAAACGTATTTAACGAAGTGTATGACCAGGGCCGTCTGGCACAAAATGGTTACGTTGGTATCGTCAGAAGTAACGATCGCAGCGAATTTGGTCTTCGTTACACAAAGAGCTTTGACCTCTACTAA